The Primulina eburnea isolate SZY01 chromosome 6, ASM2296580v1, whole genome shotgun sequence genome contains a region encoding:
- the LOC140833352 gene encoding uncharacterized protein gives MDLILPSELTTDVLLLSLPSSYDPFIVNFNMNKLEPSLEELVNMLLTFESTIKKEKLALYVGSSSGTKNDPHVKGKKRSFQRPKKSVPLKRQTPGPVVAAAPAKAEKTVDICHHCKKPGHWRRNCREYLAQKGSGKGDGKK, from the exons atggatttgatcttgccttcggagttgaccacggatgtgttgctgctGTCGTTGCCTAGCTCGTATGATCCTTTTATCGTGAACtttaatatgaacaagcttgagccaagccttgaagagttggtgaacatgcttttgacttttgagtccactatcaaaaaggagaagctggctctttatgtgggttcttcatctggcacAAAGAACGATCCACATgtgaagggaaagaagcgttctttccaacgtcccaagaagagcgtgcccttgaagaggcaaactccgggtcccgttgtggcagccgcgccagccaaggctgagaagacagttgacatctgtcatcactgcaagaagcctggacattggaggcgtaactgcagggaatatcttgcccagaagggttctggcaaag gtgatggaaagaagtag